A genome region from Chryseobacterium indicum includes the following:
- a CDS encoding helix-turn-helix transcriptional regulator, translating to MEKTKLIEARKRRNISQERMADILSMDVSNYNRREKGTAKISLPEWQKIAEVLEVPIEDIFENEESLVFIFNDNSTGNGNGIGNTNNYNIPLSLWESQKKYIDKLEAEIEALKAEIAKYK from the coding sequence ATGGAAAAAACAAAACTCATCGAAGCCCGCAAAAGAAGAAACATCAGCCAGGAAAGAATGGCAGACATCCTTTCTATGGATGTTTCCAACTACAACCGAAGAGAGAAAGGAACGGCAAAAATTTCTTTACCGGAATGGCAGAAAATCGCTGAAGTATTGGAAGTTCCAATTGAAGACATTTTTGAAAATGAAGAAAGTTTAGTTTTTATATTTAATGATAATTCTACAGGTAACGGAAATGGTATTGGAAATACCAATAATTACAACATTCCGCTTTCTTTGTGGGAATCTCAGAAGAAATACATCGATAAACTGGAAGCAGAAATTGAAGCCCTAAAAGCAGAAATCGCAAAATACAAATAA
- a CDS encoding GNAT family N-acetyltransferase: MRFENNKSGNGGVITLNNEVKEIGRLTYTIFPEDSKFIISFVLVHPEFEGRGMGKYLVEEAIKFARENNWKVYPHCSYARSVMMRMKGVEDIFLQR, encoded by the coding sequence ATGAGATTTGAAAATAATAAATCGGGAAACGGCGGTGTAATTACTTTAAATAATGAAGTAAAAGAAATCGGAAGACTAACGTACACAATTTTCCCCGAAGACAGCAAATTCATTATTTCCTTCGTTCTGGTTCACCCCGAATTTGAAGGTCGCGGAATGGGAAAATATCTGGTAGAAGAAGCCATAAAGTTTGCCCGCGAAAACAACTGGAAAGTTTACCCGCATTGTTCTTACGCGCGATCTGTGATGATGAGAATGAAAGGTGTGGAAGATATTTTTTTACAGCGTTAA
- a CDS encoding glycosyltransferase family protein, with translation MRILYAFQGTGNGHVARAQEIVPILKKYASVDTLISGHQSQLKADFDINFKHKGVSLLYDKTGGLSYRKTFTDNSFLEAFKAIREIELSQYDLVINDYEPLTGWACKFRKHPMIELSHQASMLFKETPKPDKKDFFGEMVLKYYVPGERRIGFHFENYHPQIKKPVIRRKIRNLNPDKKGFYLVYLPSFSDENIIKVLKQIPVEWKVFSKYSKLQFKENNVEIFPIDEIQYLKAFENCDGILCNAGFESPAEALFMDKKLFVIPIHNQYEQECNACALDKMGIPNSKVLKLEEIQNWVNSDQHLKVDYPDDIEEILVNEVLTL, from the coding sequence ATGAGAATTTTATACGCCTTTCAGGGAACCGGAAACGGACACGTCGCACGCGCACAGGAAATTGTTCCGATCCTGAAAAAATATGCTTCTGTCGATACACTCATAAGCGGACATCAGTCGCAGTTAAAGGCTGATTTTGATATTAATTTTAAACACAAAGGCGTTTCCCTTCTTTATGATAAAACAGGCGGTTTATCCTATCGGAAAACGTTTACAGACAATAGTTTTTTAGAAGCCTTCAAAGCGATCCGCGAAATCGAGCTTTCTCAGTACGATTTAGTCATCAACGATTATGAACCTTTAACGGGATGGGCTTGTAAATTTAGAAAACATCCGATGATCGAGCTCAGTCATCAGGCTTCCATGTTGTTTAAAGAAACGCCAAAACCGGATAAAAAAGATTTTTTCGGGGAAATGGTGCTGAAATATTATGTTCCGGGCGAAAGAAGAATTGGTTTCCACTTCGAAAATTATCATCCTCAGATAAAAAAGCCGGTCATCAGAAGGAAAATCCGAAACTTAAATCCCGACAAAAAAGGCTTTTATCTGGTGTATCTTCCGAGTTTTTCGGATGAAAATATCATTAAAGTTTTAAAGCAGATTCCGGTAGAATGGAAAGTTTTTTCCAAATATTCCAAATTGCAGTTTAAGGAAAATAATGTTGAAATTTTTCCGATTGATGAAATTCAATACTTAAAAGCGTTTGAAAACTGCGACGGAATTCTCTGCAATGCAGGTTTCGAAAGTCCCGCAGAAGCACTTTTTATGGATAAAAAACTGTTCGTAATTCCTATTCATAATCAATATGAGCAGGAATGCAACGCCTGCGCTTTAGACAAGATGGGAATTCCGAATTCTAAAGTTTTGAAACTCGAAGAAATACAGAACTGGGTAAATTCTGATCAGCATTTGAAAGTAGATTATCCCGATGATATTGAGGAAATCTTGGTGAACGAAGTGTTAACGCTGTAA
- a CDS encoding UDP-2,3-diacylglucosamine diphosphatase gives MKRNVELVVISDVHLGTYGCKAKELLRYLNSIQPKTLVLNGDIIDIWQFKKSYFPKPHLKVIKKILSFATKNTDVFYITGNHDEMFRKFTDFQLGKLKVCNKICLDIDNKKTWIFHGDVFDASVQHSKWIAKLGGKGYDLLIVINNVVNWFLEKMGKEKYSFSKKIKNNVKKAVKYIGDFELTASELAIDNHYDYVVCGHIHQPQIREVINKKGSCTYLNSGDWIENLSALEYNNNEWKIFYYDEHKDSLKDDTAEEIQEIDSDELLKIVTNFSQ, from the coding sequence ATGAAAAGAAACGTCGAATTAGTTGTTATATCGGATGTTCATCTGGGAACTTACGGATGTAAGGCTAAAGAATTACTGCGATATCTTAATTCTATTCAGCCTAAAACTTTAGTTTTGAATGGAGATATTATCGATATCTGGCAATTCAAAAAGTCTTACTTCCCTAAACCCCATTTAAAGGTCATCAAAAAGATATTGTCCTTTGCCACAAAAAACACAGATGTTTTCTACATTACCGGAAATCATGATGAGATGTTCCGGAAGTTTACCGACTTCCAACTGGGTAAGCTTAAAGTCTGTAATAAAATCTGTTTAGACATAGACAATAAAAAAACATGGATCTTTCACGGAGATGTGTTTGACGCTTCCGTTCAGCATTCGAAATGGATTGCAAAACTCGGAGGAAAAGGCTACGATTTATTAATTGTGATTAATAATGTTGTGAATTGGTTTTTGGAGAAAATGGGAAAAGAAAAATATTCATTTTCAAAAAAAATTAAAAACAATGTGAAGAAAGCCGTAAAATACATCGGGGATTTTGAGCTGACTGCCTCCGAACTTGCCATCGACAATCATTACGATTATGTAGTTTGCGGACATATTCATCAGCCGCAGATTCGGGAAGTGATTAATAAAAAAGGTTCCTGCACGTATCTTAATTCCGGCGACTGGATCGAAAATCTTTCCGCACTGGAGTACAATAATAACGAGTGGAAGATTTTTTATTATGACGAACATAAAGATTCTTTAAAAGATGATACCGCAGAGGAAATTCAGGAAATCGACAGTGATGAACTTTTAAAAATAGTAACCAATTTCAGCCAATGA
- a CDS encoding YebC/PmpR family DNA-binding transcriptional regulator, translating into MGRAFEYRKASKMARWDKMAKTFSKIGKDIALAVKAGGPDPESNPALRRCIQNAKGANMPKDNVERAIKKASGADAESYEEITYEGYGQGGVAFFVECTTNNPTRTVANVRAVFNKFDGNLGKNGELAFIFDRKGIFTIELAQIKMDWDDFEMEMIDGGAEDVEKDEEEVMITTAFEDFGSLSHKLDELGIEAKSAELQRIPNNTKEVNEEQFKANMKMLERFEDDDDVQNVYHNMEITEELMETL; encoded by the coding sequence ATGGGAAGAGCGTTTGAATATAGAAAAGCTTCTAAAATGGCCAGATGGGACAAAATGGCTAAAACATTTTCTAAAATAGGTAAAGATATTGCATTAGCGGTAAAAGCGGGAGGTCCGGATCCTGAATCTAATCCTGCACTAAGAAGATGCATCCAGAATGCAAAAGGAGCAAACATGCCGAAAGATAACGTAGAAAGAGCGATTAAAAAGGCAAGTGGTGCAGATGCAGAAAGCTACGAAGAAATTACTTATGAAGGATACGGACAAGGCGGAGTTGCATTTTTCGTAGAATGTACTACCAATAATCCTACAAGAACGGTTGCCAATGTAAGAGCTGTTTTCAATAAGTTTGACGGTAATCTTGGTAAAAATGGAGAATTAGCTTTCATCTTCGACAGAAAAGGAATTTTCACCATAGAATTAGCTCAAATTAAAATGGACTGGGACGATTTCGAAATGGAAATGATTGACGGCGGAGCAGAAGACGTAGAAAAAGACGAAGAAGAAGTAATGATTACAACGGCTTTCGAAGATTTCGGTTCTTTATCTCACAAATTAGACGAACTGGGAATTGAAGCAAAGAGCGCAGAACTTCAGAGAATTCCGAACAATACAAAAGAAGTAAACGAAGAGCAATTCAAGGCTAATATGAAAATGCTTGAGCGTTTTGAAGACGATGATGACGTTCAAAACGTTTATCACAACATGGAAATTACAGAAGAGTTGATGGAAACGCTCTAA
- a CDS encoding OmpA family protein produces MKNLKLGISALALTVASTVFAQTTNNPWLIGVGAHAENHLAQRTNFSNTFSANNLTKTMFNMNNFSITPPLSKLTVARNIGKGLVIDWQTTVGNVENKRFNMGKEFMLMTGLGFQAKAAGLLWNEESWFDPYLRVGANYLRHDYTSLTFPRTDANGEYVTNGDNGNESGKANFFTVATGAGANFWLTKNFGLGIQGDYVSTPGDKSNVANFWQASASLNFRFGNRDRDKDGILDKDDLCPDTPGLPEFQGCPDTDGDGVPDKDDQCPDVAGPVENNGCPWPDTDGDGVIDKDDACPTVAGPAENNGCPWPDTDGDGILDKDDACPTVPGLPEYNGCPKPKAVTAKTVEEKLGSVFFDFNKATIKAESKPALDEAADIIKKDGGNYLLEGRTDAKGSEAYNLKLSRERAAAVVAALDARGVDANALKSIGVGKAKAKVPATASDAERQVDRKVVVTAIEDAAQWEALKKRDYEDPTPVKVIKKKAPAKKKAPAKKKK; encoded by the coding sequence ATGAAAAATCTAAAATTAGGAATTTCAGCATTGGCACTTACTGTTGCTTCTACTGTGTTCGCTCAGACTACCAACAATCCGTGGTTGATCGGAGTTGGTGCTCACGCGGAAAACCATTTGGCACAGAGAACCAATTTCAGTAATACGTTCTCTGCTAATAATTTGACGAAGACAATGTTCAATATGAACAACTTCTCTATTACTCCACCATTATCAAAACTTACTGTAGCTAGGAACATCGGTAAAGGTTTGGTAATCGACTGGCAGACTACTGTTGGAAATGTTGAGAACAAAAGATTCAACATGGGTAAAGAGTTTATGTTGATGACAGGTTTAGGTTTCCAGGCGAAGGCTGCAGGTCTTCTTTGGAACGAAGAATCTTGGTTTGATCCATATTTAAGAGTTGGTGCTAACTATTTAAGACACGATTATACTTCTCTTACTTTCCCTAGAACGGATGCTAACGGAGAGTATGTAACAAATGGAGATAACGGAAACGAAAGCGGTAAAGCTAACTTCTTTACAGTTGCTACTGGTGCAGGTGCTAACTTCTGGTTAACTAAAAACTTCGGTTTAGGTATTCAGGGAGATTATGTATCAACTCCGGGAGATAAATCTAACGTTGCTAACTTCTGGCAAGCTTCAGCTTCTTTGAACTTTAGATTTGGTAACAGAGATAGAGATAAGGATGGTATCTTAGATAAAGACGATTTATGTCCGGATACACCAGGTTTACCAGAATTCCAAGGATGTCCTGATACTGACGGTGATGGAGTTCCAGATAAAGACGATCAATGTCCAGATGTGGCTGGTCCGGTTGAAAACAACGGATGCCCTTGGCCAGATACTGATGGTGACGGTGTAATCGACAAAGATGATGCTTGTCCTACAGTTGCAGGTCCTGCTGAAAACAACGGTTGTCCTTGGCCAGATACAGACGGAGACGGAATCTTAGATAAAGATGATGCTTGTCCTACTGTTCCAGGTCTTCCAGAATATAACGGATGTCCTAAGCCTAAAGCTGTAACAGCTAAAACTGTTGAAGAAAAATTAGGAAGTGTATTCTTTGATTTCAACAAAGCTACTATCAAAGCTGAGTCTAAACCGGCGTTAGATGAAGCTGCTGATATAATCAAGAAAGATGGTGGTAACTATCTATTAGAAGGTAGAACTGATGCTAAAGGATCTGAAGCTTACAACTTGAAATTATCTAGAGAAAGAGCTGCTGCTGTAGTTGCTGCTTTAGATGCAAGAGGTGTAGATGCTAACGCTCTTAAATCAATCGGGGTAGGTAAAGCTAAAGCTAAAGTACCTGCTACTGCTTCTGATGCTGAAAGACAAGTTGACAGAAAAGTAGTTGTAACGGCTATCGAAGATGCGGCTCAATGGGAAGCTCTTAAGAAAAGAGATTACGAAGATCCAACTCCGGTAAAAGTAATCAAGAAAAAAGCTCCAGCTAAGAAAAAAGCTCCGGCTAAAAAGAAAAAATAA